Genomic DNA from Roseimicrobium gellanilyticum:
CCGACTGGTGGGAGCTGTTCCATTTCTCAAACTTGGGCTCTGGCGCATTGGATGACCCAGATTCTGACGGTCGCTCCAATGGGGAGGAGTACGAAGATGGCACCAACGCCTTGGACGACGACACTGATGGAGACGGGATGACCGATGGTGCCGAGCATATGCATGGAACGGATCCGCTCCAAGCAACCAGCTTTGTGGCTCCCCTGCGCGAGATTGAAGTTCTGGCCGGTGAATCCGTGAACGCCGCTCTCGATATTGTCAATCCCGAGGAGGCTCCAATGAACTATACTGCCTCACTCGAGGGCAGTGTCATTCACCTGGGCGCCCAGGATGGGAGCTATGCTCCGAAGGTAAGTGGTGAGACCAGCGGGCCAATTTATGCCTGGCAAGATATTCGTTACAGCGGTCAGAGAATGGCTGCACCCAAGGATCTCAACGGGAAAATGGAAGTCGTTGAACTCGACTTCCAATTCCCCTTCTTCGACCAGGAGCATGGCAGCATCCATATCTGGAAGAATGGATACATCACGCTCTCAGAACCTTCTACTGGATACGCTGGCTACAGTTTGCCAAGCACATCGGCTCCGGCAAACCTGATCAAAGGACACTTCGATAGCTACAACCTTGAGTATGGCGGCGGTGTGTTTGTCAAAAAGACCGGAACACAAGTCATCATCCAGTATGATCGGATGAGAACATCTTCTTCGGGGCCGGAGCATACGTTCCAGATCATCCTGTTCGACACTGGCGAAATCAGATGTGTGTATAAGTCGATTCCTCCAAATTCTGCCGCTCCTGGCATCCAGAATGCCACCTGTGATGAGGGTGCCGAGGTTTCAGATTCGTCCACTGTTGCTTCCGGTACTGCGGTGCGTTTCGACAGGGATCGCACTCTCGTGACCATGAGCCCGATGTCGGGAAGCGTGGAAGGGCAGGGCACAAGCCAGGCGCAACTGCACGTGGATGCACGTCAATTGGATGGTGGTTTCTATGACGCCGCAGTCCATGTGTCGACACCAGACACTTCGGGTCTTCAGAAATATCCTATCCGCATCAAAGTAAGGCCGCGTCCGACTGTTTCCGTTCTGGGAATTGGCAATGGTCAAATTGTGCCTCCCGGAGGCAGGTTGTCGCTGGGCTGCGCTATCAACAATCCGGTGCCGGGGAGAACTTATGAAGTGAGTTATTTCCTCGACGAAGTTGAGGTGGGACAGTCCTCAGAGATAAGCGCTCAGTTTGTGACCTCAAATCCTTTCTGGCACGGCAAGCACGGGGTTTGGGCTCTCATCACGGACTCTACAGGACAGGTCTTCTCGACAGATGCTTTGCGCTTCGCGGTTGATGAATCCGTTGATCAGGACGGGGACGGAATGTCCGATTTCTATGAAGAAATGATGGGGCTGAACACTGCTTCGCGTGTCGACGCCGGACGGGATTCTGACCACGATGGCTTCTCGAACTTGGTCGAATTCCACCACAACACCCGGGCTGATGATGCGTCATCAAAGCCTGTAGCAACGGTGGTTGGCACTTCTTCCGATACGCTGGAAGGGCTGCTGAAGCAGGCCGCTTCTTCAGATGTGGATCTGCCCATCGTCCAGCTGGCTGAAGGGAACTACGATGAGGAGCTGTATCTGAGTGGCAATGTCACGACCTGGGCACGTGGCATGATGATTGTGGCGGCTCCTGGTGACGATGTGACGCTCAGTAAATCCGCCTCGGTCTACACGGATCGCGCGGTGATCCTGCAGGGGCTTCGGTTCGAGAATTCGGATGAAAATGGCATTGAGATAAATCGGACCGTGCAGGCCCTGCCTGTTCTGCTTTCTGGCTGTACCTTCTCGAATCATACCGGAATGGGGGTCAGAATCTCTGGCCACACCCAGTATGAAGAGGATGCACCCAGGGGAGTCGTGGATTTGACCAATTGTGTCATCCGCGGGAACAACGCTCCCGGTTGGGCTGATGCAGGCGGGATTGGGGTGTACAACAAGGTGGCCGTCTGGATCAACCATTGCACCGTGGTGGAGAATTCCGGTGGGACATACACAAAGGCTACTGGGCTTTTGGCCCGCGACCTGAGCTATGTTGAGGCCTATGGGTCCATTTTCTATGGCATCCCGGCAAATGATTACAATGGTGATCCCATACCTGAAGTAGCTACTGATTTCTACGCGCCTGAAGAGGCGCCGACACTGGTGATCAACTGGTCGGACGTCCGGGGAGGAACCTCTCTGGGGGGGATGGTGGGAAATGTGAATGTGGCGCCCGTGCTGAGGAAGGATGGCCATTTCCTTCGGGTGGCTGGCAATGAAACTCTGATCAATGCAGTGCCTCAGATATTGGAAGGCACTGAGTTCCCCCGGTTGGACATGGATGGTGAAGCGCGTCCCCAAGGAGCCAATGCCGACATGGGAGCGGACGAGTGGAAGGACACTGATGCGGACGGATTGCCGGACTGGTGGGAGCAGAAGTATTTTGGCGGAACGGGAACCTCACCTGGAGCCAACGATGATGGCGATGGATTGACGTCCCTGCAGGAGTTTGAGCGTGGCTCGGACCCCAGCTTGGGGGATACTGATGGAGATGGACTGCTGGATGATGCGGAGTCGGTGGCCAACGCGCTGAATCCTGACCATGACAATGATGGGATGAAGGATGGGTATGAGGTGGCGCACGGGCTGGATCAGGACTCAGCGGCGGACCGCCTGGCAGACAAGGATGGCGACCGCTATCCCAACGTGTTTGAGGCGGCCCATGGCACCAGTGCCTCCAATGCTGCCAGTTATCCTGATGGCAGTGAAGTGGTGACAATGACTCCGGCAGACAGCTTCGACGACGTGATTGAGGCTCTCAATGAACCCTATCCGATCCTTGTTCTCGAACCCGGAACATATGACAAAGATCCATTGTACCTATACTCTGGGAGTTTTGTTGAGCGGTGGAAGGCTGTTCTTGTAATCTCGCCGGAGATTGGCGGTGCAGTGCTCAAACACAATCCTGTGAACGGCGTCGGGTCAGGCCAGGTGATCGTGTACAGCGATAGCGTCATTGACGGATTGGTCTGTGCTGATTCTCCCTTCAATGGCGTCGAAATCACCGTGGCCACGGAAGCGCGTTTCAAAAATTGCTACGTGACGGGCCATGAAGGCACTGGGGTCGTGGTGAATGGCTTTGGCGATGCCTGGCTGGAGAACACGGTGGTCATGGGTAACCGAGGAACGCAAGCCCCTACCGGAGGTGTTGAAGTTTTCGGTGGCAGCCACGTGCGCGTAGTGCACTGCACCATCGGCGGCAATGTGGTGCAACCTGACTACGAATGGTCCAACTACGCCACGGGGATTGTCTGTGGATATGATTCCCTGGTCGAAGTGAGCCAGAGCATTTTGGCGGGGCCAGTGATCACCAGGACGGTGGGGGGTGTGTCCCAGACGGTGCCTGAAGTGGTGTTTGACAGCTATAGCCCGCCAGAGCCCGGGGAAGGCTTCGTCATTCAGCGTTCTGCTGTGCGCGGTGGATACACGGGCACCGGCAACGTGAACACGGTTGCATCGTTGAGGTTTGATGGGCATCTGAACACAGGTGGGGGCAGCAACGCCGCTCTGATCAATGCGGTTCCCACGTCGGGAGTCTACATGCCGGGCTACGATATGGATGGTGAAGCGCGTCCCCAAGGAGCCAATGCCGACATGGGAGCGGACGAGTGGAAGGACACTGATGCAGACGGATTGCCGGATTGGTGGGAGCAGAAGTATTTTGGCGGAACGGGAACCTCACCTGGAGCCAACGGTGATGGCGATGGGTTGACGTCCCTGCAGGAGTTTGAGCGTGGCTCGGACCCCAGCTTGGGGGATACTGATGGAGATGGACTGCTGGATGATGCGGAGTCGGTGGCCAACGCGCTGAATCCTGACCATGACAATGATGGGATGAAGGATGGGTATGAGGTGGCGCACGGGCTGGATCAGGACTCAGCGGCGGACCGCCTGGCAGACAAGGATGGCGACCGCTATCCCAACGTGTTTGAGGCGGCCCATGGCACCAGTGCCTCCAATGCTGCCAGTTATCCTGATGGCAGTGAAGTGGTGGTGGTGACTCCGGCGGACAGTTTCGACGACGTGACCAGCAATCTCAATCATGCCTATCCGATCCTGCGACTTGACCCAGGAACGTATGATAAAGATTCGCTGTATCTGCTCAATTCGGGTTATGGCACTGACTGGAAGGCGGTCCTGGTCATCTCGCCACAGATTGGCGGAGCTGTACTCAAACATAATCCCGCAAACGATGGCTCGGGTCGGGTGGAGATGTATGGAGGTGGTGTCATCGATGGATTGGTTTGTGCTGATTCTCCCGACACTGGTGTCCGCATTGACTCGCCCACGGAAGTACGCTTGAAGGACTGCCGGGTGACTGGCCACGAGCGTACTGGAGTCGTAGTAGTTGGCGTGGGAGACGTTTGGCTGGAGAACATGATAGTCATGGGCAATCGCGGCACGGGTGAGCTGACCGGTGGCATCAATGTTTTGGGTGGCAGCCACGTGCGCGTAGTACACTGCACCATCAGCGCCAATACGGTGCAGCCCGACTACGAATGGTCCAACTACGCCACGGGGATTGTCTGTGGATATGGTGCTCTGGTTGAAGTGAGCCAGAGCATTCTGGCCGGGCCGGTGATTACGAGGACGGTGGAGGGTGTGTCCCAGACCGTGCCTGAAGTGGTGTTCGACAGCTATAGCCCGCCAGAGCCCGGGGAAGGCATCGTCATTCAGCGTTCTGCTGTGCGCGATGGATACACGGGCACCGGCAACGTGAACACGGTTGCATCGTTGAGGTTTGACGGGCATCTGAACACGGGTGGGGGCAGTAACGCCGCTCTGATCAACGCGGTTCCCACGTCGGGAGTCTACATGCCGGGCTACGACATGGATGGTGAAGCGCGTCCCCAAGGAGCCAATGCCGACATGGGAGCGGACGAGTGGAAGGACACCGATGCGGACGGATTGCCGGACTGGTGGGAGCAGAAGTATTTTGGCGGAACGGGAACCTCACCTGGAGCCAACGATGATGGCGATGGGTTGACCTCCCTGCAGGAGTTTGAGCGTGGCTCGGACCCCAGCTTGGGGGATACCGATGGAGATGGACTGCTGGATGATGCGGAGTCGGTGGCCAACGCGCTGAATCCTGACCATGACAATGATGGGATGAAGGATGGGTATGAGGTGGCGCACGGGCTGGATCAGGACTCAGCGGCGGACCGCCTGGCAGACAAGGATGGCGACCGCTATCCCAACGTGTTTGAGGCGGCCCATGGCACCAGTGCCTCCAATGCTGCCAGTTATCCTGATGGCAGTGAAGTGGTGGTGGTGACTCCGGCAGACAGCTTCAGCAGTGTGACCAGCAATCTCAATCACGCCTATCCGATCCTGCGGCTCAATCCAGGGACGTATGACAAGGGAGCATTGTATTTACCTGCCGGAACTTACAGCGACACATGGAAAGCTGTTCTGGTCATTTCACCGCAAATCGGCGGAGCTGTGCTCAAACACAATCCGGCAAACGGTGGCTCCGGTCAGGTGATACTCTATGGCGATGCTGTCATCGATGGATTGGTTTCTGCTGGTTCGCCTCAAACTGGAGTGTCGATGCACGCGCCAAATGAAATCATCTTGAGGAATTGCCAGGTCAAGGGACATCAGAACTCAGGGATCTACATTTGGGGGAATGCCAAGGTGTTGATCGAAAACACCATTGTGGTTGGGAATCATGCGGGCAGCCAGCCCACTGGGGGAATCTACGTCGCGGGAACAAACGAGGTCCGGCTGATTCATTGCACGGTGAGTCAGAATACTCTGGAACCTGCTGCATTGTTCGCCTCGGCTGCGACAACCATTGTAGCCAATCCCACCAGCTTCGTTGAGGTGAGTCAAAGCATCCTTTCGGGACCTGTGCTGACCCGATTGGTTGATGGCCAGCCGGAAGAGATCCCTGAGGTGGTGTATGGCTCGGACTTTCCTCCGGGACCAGGGGAGGGCATTGTCATTCAATATTCCGCCGTCCGTGGTGGATTCCCGGGCACGGGGAATCTGAGTGTGTCACCGATCCTTCGCAAGGACGGTCGTCTTGCATACAGCTCCGGGGGTAACGCTGCGTTGATAAATGCGATCACGCCAGCATTGGCCGGATTGCATATTCCCCCCCTTGACTTGGATTCCGAGAACAGGCCTGAAGGTTCAGGAGCTGATATCGGTGCCGACGAGTGGAAGGATACGGATGGCGACGATTTACCTGATTGGTGGGAGCTGCAGTACTTCGGAAGCACCACTGCTGGGGTGAGGAACAGTGACCTCGACAGTGACGGGGCTTCGGCCCTCCAAGAATACGTGTACAGTTCGGATCCCACGGATGCAGACACCGACAACGACGGTCTGCCGGACGGCCAAGAAGTTGTCTTTGTGGGTTCAGACCCCATGAACGCAGACACCGATGGAGACGAGATGGGCGACAGCTTTGAAGTGCAATATGATCTGGATCCCCTCGATGCCGGGGATGGACTTGAAGACGCCGATAATGATCGTTATCCCAACATCTTTGAGGCGGCCAAAAGCACCAATCCCAGAAATGCTTCAAGCATGCCCGGCCCGGATGCAGTAATTGCCGATCTGGCAACTGCCCAGGATCGGTTGGACACGGTGTCAGCGCGCCATGTCATTCTCCAGGTGCCGGCTGGCACAGCCGACATTGCAAACTTCGTTCTCCGACCCAGTGCAGACCAAGGGCACCTGCTGCTCATTTCCCCGGCTGCGCTTGGCTCCACGATTCGTGCGTCCAATTTCACCATCGACTCGGACAACTCCATCTTCGTCGATGGATTTGTCATCCATGCTGAACGTATGCGAATTGACGTGCCAAATTCTGGAAGGCGTATCGAGCTGTCGGGCCTGCATGTGCGGACCACGGCAGGCGGTATTTCCGTAAACGGTTCCACCGTGGTGAGAAATTGTATTTTCGTCACGGATGGCCAGGCGAATGTCTTGAGTGCTTTCGGTCCGACAACCATACAAAGTAGTACTATCTATGTGCCTTCGGACGAGTACACCAGCGTTCCGGTGGCTGCTTATGACGCGTTGGACGTCGCCGGATCCATCATCTGGTCGGCCGGTTCAGAGCCTGCCATTTCCATGCAGTCGCCAGCTTCGCTGGTAGTGGAGAACAGCATCATCTCTAAGTGGACTGGCACTGGTAGCGGGAATATCAGTTCCATGCCGTACTTGACGCCTGATGGCTATGCGACACATCTGTCGCCCGCCGTCAATCGTTTGGCTGGCACCGTCGTCCTGCCCGTTTCAGATATTCATGGGGAAGGCCGACCACAGAATTCCTTCGGTGATGTTGGCGGTGACGAATGGAAGGATAGCGACTCGGATCTCCTTCCCGATTGGTGGGAGCAAAAGTACTTCGGTTCCACCACCGCTGGCGATCCTGAATCGAATCCTGATGGAGATGGCAACGTCACAGGATTGGAGTACCTCTATGGAACAAACCCATTGGTTGCAGATTCCGGTTCACACGGGGACGGATCTTCTTCCGATGAAATCATTGCTGAAACGCCTGACAGTTCCAGCTCGGGACTTGTCGTTCAGGACGGGGGCGTCTCGCTTGGAGAGCGTCGGGGCTGGATGGAGTACCACTTCACCGTGAACCGTGCGGGGTTCTACCGGTTGGAGGCCCACACCCAAACAACGGGATGGTCACCAATTCCGCTGGAGTTCTGGTTTGATGGGCACCTTGAGACTACGGATTACTCGGGTGCGACCGTGAACCATCGGTTGCCATTTCTCCGCGCGGGAACACACGTTGCGCGGGTGGTGGTCAATGGCACGCGCCATGATACAGCGGCGGTCATTGGGACGGTGAAATTACTCTGGGATGTCGAGGGCAATCAAGGTGGGACCTCAGAGATTGCTGCGTTGCAGGCGCGCAACACAATCATCGCTCCAACCCAGTCGCATGTGAGTCCGGCGTTCGTCGAAGGTAGGACGTTGTACCATGATTCGTTCACGGCATCCGCGGCGGGCACGGGTGCTCTGACCGCAGAAAAAGGCTTGGGTGCCGGCTGGTACATCAATGTTCCGCTCGCACCAGACGGCACTCCCACCACTACGAACTTCTCCTTTGAAGGAGGTGCCCTCCAAGAGGCGCGCTCCATCTCCTGGAGTGTCACCAATATCCTCGCCGGTAATATGATAAAGATCCGCCGTGGGGACAAGCTGCGGCTGACCGGCTTCGACTCCGGGACTAACCCCACCACGCCAGTCGTGATCAAAGTGGACTCGGTGCAAGTCGGAACTACGACCGCAGGATCGGCCTTGGTCCACCAGTTTGATACGGCCGGCAGTTTCCAGGTGACCGCTGAGGTCGGAGGCGGTGCACCAGTCGCGATGACAGTGCAGGTGCTCGGCGTGGGTTCCGATTTCACCACGCCCTTCTATGTGTCCTCGGGGGTGCCGCGCGATTGGATTCTGCCATCCGTCGCGGAACAGGTGTACTTGCAGTCTGATTCGCTTGTGGAGCTGGCTCCAAAAGCCGTGTCGTCGGGCGTGAAGTATGGAGTCAAGAGCTTCGTTCCCGGAAATCGTACCATCCTGGCGCGTCTCTCCGTCAATGGGCCGGTCATTGCGAAGACAACCATTGGTATCTTCCGCTTTACCAATGCCCAGGCCACGGGAGGGGGTGTGGTGATTGGAAACTTGGACAGCATGACCAAGATCATTCGGGCGAGTTATGTGATTGAAGGACCGATCCCGCCAAATCTACGTGTTCGGATCGAGATTTGGTACTCAGGGGCAAGCTTCGATACCGGCAGCTCCATCCGCGAATTTGGTCCGGGCGCTTTTGACGCCAATGGCATAGCCACCGCGCTTATCCATGCCATTGGCCCGATTTGCCAGAGGCACTACCTCTATCTGGATTGATACAAGGGAGTTCCCTCATGAACCAGCTGATGCATTTGCACCTTAGAACCAGGATGGCTATCGCTGATTTGCGACGGTTATTCCGTATGTGTCCGTCAGCGACCGCCTGTCTTCTGGCATCAGGAGTGGTCGCTGTAGTAGCTGGCCAAGAACCCCTTCGCTCGCAGGAGGTCCCGAAAGGTGGTCCCATCACGGAGGTTGCTCCGGTACTCAGGTTGATTCAGCAGGGTCAGGTCCCATCGGATGTTCCCATTCTGCTCCTCAATCTGGACGAACGCCATGCCCCGACCCAGAATGAAATTGCAGAGATTCTCGGCATCTTGGGAAAGCCCCTGCCAGCCTCCTATCAGGAAGGAGACGCAGCAGCCATTTTCAATGAACTGGTCAATCTCCTGTTTAGACAGCGACCCCTGCCGGAGCCATTGGGTGAGACCCTGGTACGTGTGGCGTCCTCCACGACAGCGGCGCCGCTCATCAGAGACTATGCGCTGCAGCAAATGGTCTATGTGTGGTGGCGCGAACCCCGCCTTCCACAAAGAGAAGCCATCGAGAAGGCCTTGTGGCAGGCCATCAAGCAGCCCGAACGCGAAATGGCTGGTAGCGCTCTCCTGGCCTTGGCCAGGTTGTTTCTGCCACCGAGAGCATCGAGTGGACTGGATGGCAAACCACTCACTTCCCTGGACGTTCCAGAGTCACCCGACGCGGCCGGACGACAGGTGGCCACTGTCACGAGCCAAGAGGTTTCCAGCGAGATTCTGAAAATTCTCCGGAACAAGAAAAGCCACCCTGCGGTTCGCGTTTCAGCAATGCGTGCGGGGGTCATGCTCGGTGCTCCTCAGCTGCCGGAAGAAGCACTCAAAATAGCAGCTGATCCTCAGAGGGAACTCCAGTTGCGCATGGCCGCAATTTCGGCAGCGGGCTTCGTGGGCAATCCGGACCTGACGACGAAGGTCTTGTCAAAGCTCAGCGAGAACCCGCTTCTGAAGCCCGCCACAGATGAGGCGCTGAAGATGCTTGGCCTGCGCATCAAGGCAGAGAACGGCCAGCGCTGAAGCTGGCCCGCCCCCCAAAATTTACAATTCGACTTTGCACCAATGAGAAACCTCCCCTCCAGAACTCGCTCACGCACCCGATTCCGGTCTGCATTGTCGCGTCTCGGTTCCCCCGCTCAGATGACCATGTTCGGCATCTGGCTCTGCGGGTGGCTGGCATCATCTGCTTCCTTGTTTGGACAAGAGGCCAGCGGCTCCTCGAATCCTGCCGTCAATTCGCCGCCTGCCCATCCGCCGGGGAATTCGAAGCTCGACCAGAACCCAGGTTCCGACTCTCCAGCTGCACCTCAGGGCAGCAGTGCAAACTCCAACGAGGACTGCTGCAAAAAGAATGAGAAGCTTGGAAGCATCGATATGGAATTCCCTCTGAGCGCCTTTCCCTTCG
This window encodes:
- a CDS encoding right-handed parallel beta-helix repeat-containing protein, translated to MNLRILPLSRLVVFLIVGLSLQCLAAPAHAQTTINKRISSGYLYTVLVRDDGTVWQWGYPAPAPVQIVGLSNVISVAAGDYFTLALKSDGTVWSWNGPSATPAQVTGLPLISGIYASTQHAVAVAQNGTAWTWGANGYGQLGNGTTTSSSSPVQVSSLTGVVQVTAGAMHTMALKSDGSVWAWGSNMRGALGDGSTTDSTTPVQVSGLNDVISIAAGGGDGWSQHSLAVKDDGTVWAWGANWAGQLGDGSNTERHTPVQITSITEEAAEVEADRSCSQVLLVNGTLLAWGQNQYGQVGDGTKINRGTPVTVENISGTTAMALGWDHAAGIDDQGVVFIWGHRNNFQLGDSNALHSVKPVEVPGIQDVTQAELGTFHAMALKSDGTVWTWGSNEYGQLGINSTISRSIPAVLPSFSNVKALAGGYWFSLAVKNDGTAWGWGYNINGQLGDGTGVNKLVPTQVSGLTNLIAIEAGADHALALRSDGTVWGWGYNGYGQVGDSSTTQRLAPVQVTGLTNVVAIAADSGNHSLALKSDGTVWAWGYNASGQLGDGTTTQRNAPVQVSGLTDIVAIATGTWHSMALKEDGTVYIWGDNSHGQLDDGTTTPRSTPLAVPGLSGVVNIGAGGVHSFALKEDGSLWIKGHTAHQQLGDGSMNHLVQVAADGVANLAIKESGTLIAWGSNEFGVFGVSGPTNPAALAPSAVPGIYASVAATTITIASPANNTSVPLGTTQTVTADITSAGATPAGVSFFYHGMLVGSDNSAPYTFTFTPWTWGSFELTAVGVDSAGVSSDFAAKITLVTPYDSDSDNLPDWWEQKHFAALAQSSGGDSDGDGLTNAQELSLKTSPSAWDTDGDGFSDSIEFAKSTDPLDNLDKPTLTIAQAKRRIASGLHQTVVVRPDGTVWTWGSLKGVASYFAYTANSYWTGEAVRPSFDSAPVQVSSLWDVTAVAAGHHHNIALRSDGTVWAWGKNANGQLGDGTNTDSDYPVQVSGLADVVEVVAGAYHSIAIKSDGSIWCWGENTYGQLGNGSANASNVPVEIPNLAGFVSIAAGRFDSMALHADGTVWAWGTNAIDSNGVRISSQVPVQMPVLTNVTAIACGDASNSSHAVAIKSDGTVWVWGDNYLGQLGIGNNIPQNGQILQVPGLTGAIAVDATQYGTMILKGDGTVWSWGQNYNGRLGNGTATAATLPVPVNGLSNVVCIAAGYAHSAAVTSDGKIHTWGGNAYGELGDDSSLFSTTPVQFSGVISVTQIAAGRNFGLALKSDGTVWSWGSNDLLQLGNGTVLSRPDPIQITALGSDTVSIAASLNTSYAVKADGTVWGWGSNRQGQLGNSAPIGDTAPVQITGLGGIIQVASGGQHGLALRTDGTVYAWGRNIFGEVGDGTSTSRMTPQLVPGLSGVVAVSAGLAHSMALKSDGTVWSWGYNSNGQLGHTPISTVRVPRQITTLSDVVAIACGPTHSLAVKADGTLWVWGSNSNGRLGFPTPTQVYFPTQVAGIFNAVGIAASATQSMALLANGDTWIQGGDVSFGHQGSDNISQRIEQIVGGDYFTLGLKEDGNIVAFGTNIFGHLGEGLPWRGEAYTPGEIRGLNMFYTPAQLSITSPWSNPEIVALGQTQPVTVDGSPGDTPIQSVSLYHHGVLVGTDTTPPYTFNFTPWTWGEFELRAIGTDPLGHQTARSSPLTIHVPYDSDSDGLPDWWELFHFSNLGSGALDDPDSDGRSNGEEYEDGTNALDDDTDGDGMTDGAEHMHGTDPLQATSFVAPLREIEVLAGESVNAALDIVNPEEAPMNYTASLEGSVIHLGAQDGSYAPKVSGETSGPIYAWQDIRYSGQRMAAPKDLNGKMEVVELDFQFPFFDQEHGSIHIWKNGYITLSEPSTGYAGYSLPSTSAPANLIKGHFDSYNLEYGGGVFVKKTGTQVIIQYDRMRTSSSGPEHTFQIILFDTGEIRCVYKSIPPNSAAPGIQNATCDEGAEVSDSSTVASGTAVRFDRDRTLVTMSPMSGSVEGQGTSQAQLHVDARQLDGGFYDAAVHVSTPDTSGLQKYPIRIKVRPRPTVSVLGIGNGQIVPPGGRLSLGCAINNPVPGRTYEVSYFLDEVEVGQSSEISAQFVTSNPFWHGKHGVWALITDSTGQVFSTDALRFAVDESVDQDGDGMSDFYEEMMGLNTASRVDAGRDSDHDGFSNLVEFHHNTRADDASSKPVATVVGTSSDTLEGLLKQAASSDVDLPIVQLAEGNYDEELYLSGNVTTWARGMMIVAAPGDDVTLSKSASVYTDRAVILQGLRFENSDENGIEINRTVQALPVLLSGCTFSNHTGMGVRISGHTQYEEDAPRGVVDLTNCVIRGNNAPGWADAGGIGVYNKVAVWINHCTVVENSGGTYTKATGLLARDLSYVEAYGSIFYGIPANDYNGDPIPEVATDFYAPEEAPTLVINWSDVRGGTSLGGMVGNVNVAPVLRKDGHFLRVAGNETLINAVPQILEGTEFPRLDMDGEARPQGANADMGADEWKDTDADGLPDWWEQKYFGGTGTSPGANDDGDGLTSLQEFERGSDPSLGDTDGDGLLDDAESVANALNPDHDNDGMKDGYEVAHGLDQDSAADRLADKDGDRYPNVFEAAHGTSASNAASYPDGSEVVTMTPADSFDDVIEALNEPYPILVLEPGTYDKDPLYLYSGSFVERWKAVLVISPEIGGAVLKHNPVNGVGSGQVIVYSDSVIDGLVCADSPFNGVEITVATEARFKNCYVTGHEGTGVVVNGFGDAWLENTVVMGNRGTQAPTGGVEVFGGSHVRVVHCTIGGNVVQPDYEWSNYATGIVCGYDSLVEVSQSILAGPVITRTVGGVSQTVPEVVFDSYSPPEPGEGFVIQRSAVRGGYTGTGNVNTVASLRFDGHLNTGGGSNAALINAVPTSGVYMPGYDMDGEARPQGANADMGADEWKDTDADGLPDWWEQKYFGGTGTSPGANGDGDGLTSLQEFERGSDPSLGDTDGDGLLDDAESVANALNPDHDNDGMKDGYEVAHGLDQDSAADRLADKDGDRYPNVFEAAHGTSASNAASYPDGSEVVVVTPADSFDDVTSNLNHAYPILRLDPGTYDKDSLYLLNSGYGTDWKAVLVISPQIGGAVLKHNPANDGSGRVEMYGGGVIDGLVCADSPDTGVRIDSPTEVRLKDCRVTGHERTGVVVVGVGDVWLENMIVMGNRGTGELTGGINVLGGSHVRVVHCTISANTVQPDYEWSNYATGIVCGYGALVEVSQSILAGPVITRTVEGVSQTVPEVVFDSYSPPEPGEGIVIQRSAVRDGYTGTGNVNTVASLRFDGHLNTGGGSNAALINAVPTSGVYMPGYDMDGEARPQGANADMGADEWKDTDADGLPDWWEQKYFGGTGTSPGANDDGDGLTSLQEFERGSDPSLGDTDGDGLLDDAESVANALNPDHDNDGMKDGYEVAHGLDQDSAADRLADKDGDRYPNVFEAAHGTSASNAASYPDGSEVVVVTPADSFSSVTSNLNHAYPILRLNPGTYDKGALYLPAGTYSDTWKAVLVISPQIGGAVLKHNPANGGSGQVILYGDAVIDGLVSAGSPQTGVSMHAPNEIILRNCQVKGHQNSGIYIWGNAKVLIENTIVVGNHAGSQPTGGIYVAGTNEVRLIHCTVSQNTLEPAALFASAATTIVANPTSFVEVSQSILSGPVLTRLVDGQPEEIPEVVYGSDFPPGPGEGIVIQYSAVRGGFPGTGNLSVSPILRKDGRLAYSSGGNAALINAITPALAGLHIPPLDLDSENRPEGSGADIGADEWKDTDGDDLPDWWELQYFGSTTAGVRNSDLDSDGASALQEYVYSSDPTDADTDNDGLPDGQEVVFVGSDPMNADTDGDEMGDSFEVQYDLDPLDAGDGLEDADNDRYPNIFEAAKSTNPRNASSMPGPDAVIADLATAQDRLDTVSARHVILQVPAGTADIANFVLRPSADQGHLLLISPAALGSTIRASNFTIDSDNSIFVDGFVIHAERMRIDVPNSGRRIELSGLHVRTTAGGISVNGSTVVRNCIFVTDGQANVLSAFGPTTIQSSTIYVPSDEYTSVPVAAYDALDVAGSIIWSAGSEPAISMQSPASLVVENSIISKWTGTGSGNISSMPYLTPDGYATHLSPAVNRLAGTVVLPVSDIHGEGRPQNSFGDVGGDEWKDSDSDLLPDWWEQKYFGSTTAGDPESNPDGDGNVTGLEYLYGTNPLVADSGSHGDGSSSDEIIAETPDSSSSGLVVQDGGVSLGERRGWMEYHFTVNRAGFYRLEAHTQTTGWSPIPLEFWFDGHLETTDYSGATVNHRLPFLRAGTHVARVVVNGTRHDTAAVIGTVKLLWDVEGNQGGTSEIAALQARNTIIAPTQSHVSPAFVEGRTLYHDSFTASAAGTGALTAEKGLGAGWYINVPLAPDGTPTTTNFSFEGGALQEARSISWSVTNILAGNMIKIRRGDKLRLTGFDSGTNPTTPVVIKVDSVQVGTTTAGSALVHQFDTAGSFQVTAEVGGGAPVAMTVQVLGVGSDFTTPFYVSSGVPRDWILPSVAEQVYLQSDSLVELAPKAVSSGVKYGVKSFVPGNRTILARLSVNGPVIAKTTIGIFRFTNAQATGGGVVIGNLDSMTKIIRASYVIEGPIPPNLRVRIEIWYSGASFDTGSSIREFGPGAFDANGIATALIHAIGPICQRHYLYLD